In Triticum aestivum cultivar Chinese Spring chromosome 5B, IWGSC CS RefSeq v2.1, whole genome shotgun sequence, the following proteins share a genomic window:
- the LOC123114499 gene encoding uncharacterized protein isoform X1, which translates to MDPRRDAAAGSAPQRAMHAPLVSSSTAPPRVPEYLVPGAVKPVLNYSIQTGEEFALEFMRDRAMSQKILAPGASGDQNAATSGYMDLRGMLGASHTASETGPDIFMLQPIVDSRHKEPERKPVAAQVQNRSRHSSTRSVPRALSGGDGSSRGLSHGYASSDASDASKRIKFLCSFGGKILPRPSDGKLRYVGGETRIIRISKDISWQELRQKTSAIFNQPHIIKYQLPGEDLDSLISVSGDEDLTNMMDEFAMIESEGGSQKLRVFLFSSLDFDDNLGSMDGDSELHYVVAVNGIDVGSGKPSSGHGLASTSVSMMDQFINLNNDNDQSNPNQGMSDFHGMRGPSLVPAATVPTPTPPSLSSDYTANLQSYQGQEMLYAQSSRDNFYDTERRISMPLSAPSDYGVASQYAPHSGPASLATPDQRSYQDGFMMQGSTNDAKQASKNTLHQKSEVDYFQTLENLSAPVLHNDLSVSNSMHLEVPPASSAQEGRTSFLQPSDSGKSLEPRELNEDDRQSSGGAFASGCSEFESDMTDHGFTDPQPASGRTFHSERIPREQMESLNRLSKSDDSGAQFLIPQSQSGVARESIAEAADSVEGAENTNSGAPSLNLNEPSSDDSLAQFERNFAKALPRPSQFGIIIPSEESDAKMMSENPVVEQQQASEKKAVDVPNIMNSVEKTPAKGNLKATTTNRMQSAKKQLGSDAAMARRVSWEAPKPAPPSDVKHDPAVPSSTSTAGAVADSVSAAANSENRDFFVDINDRFPPDILSDFFAKAKDAAQSSTPFNDPILSLNMPNYEPKNWSFFRNLAKDEFPSKSNDQQGLAKIDEGMYAFAGADNDAISMKGLNPTYNFDAEKKAEPSIIVADVSSMPPAYATSHIDHLPKMERSVEAFQVDNPYQPVVDNTNLPAPDFEEPKFEEDRTAAQVMDASLRDSDFEHLQIIKNEDLEELRELGSGTFGTVYHGKWRGTDVAIKRIKKSCFTGRSSEQERLAQEFWREAEILSKLHHPNVVAFYGVVKDGPGGTLATLTEFMVNGSLRHVLQRKDKCPDLRKRLIIAMDAAFGMEYLHSKNIVHFDLKCDNLLVNLRDHARPICKVGDFGLSKIKRNTLVSGGVRGTLPWMAPELLNGSSSKVSEKVDVFSFGIVLWEILTGEEPYANMHYGAIIGGIVNNTLRPPVPANCGPEWRRLMEQCWSPDPSQRPAFTEIAARLRSMSAAANQQAKAAAAAK; encoded by the exons ATGGATCCCAGAAGGGACGCAGCTGCTGGCTCTGCGCCCCAGAGAGCCATGCACGCGCCACTGGTTTCGTCGTCCACCGCTCCTCCCCGTGTTCCAGAGTACCTTGTGCCGGGCGCTGTCAAGCCCGTCCTCAACTACTCTATCCAGACCGGGGAGGAGTTTGCCCTCGAGTTCATGAGGGACCGCGCCATGTCCCAGAAGATCCTGGCCCCTGGTGCGTCCGGAGATCAGAATGCTGCGACAAGCGGTTATATGGACTTGAGAGGGATGCTTGGTGCCAGCCACACGGCATCAGAAACTGGACCTGATATATTCATGCTTCAACCCATTGTTGATTCGCGGCACAAGGAGCCCGAGAGAAAACCTGTTGCTGCTCAGGTTCAGAATAGGAGCAGGCACTCGTCGACCAGGTCGGTGCCGCGAGCTCTGTCAGGTGGTGATGGCAGTAGCCGGGGACTGTCTCATGGCTATGCTTCCTCTGATGCTTCCGATGCCTCAAAGAGAATCAAGTTCCTGTGCAGCTTTGGGGGCAAAATCTTGCCCCGGCCCAGTGACGGGAAGCTTAGGTATGTTGGTGGTGAGACGCGCATAATTCGAATCAGCAAGGACATTTCCTGGCAGGAGCTCAGACAAAAGACGTCTGCCATCTTCAATCAGCCCCATATCATCAAGTACCAGCTCCCTGGTGAAGATCTCGATTCTCTGATCTCGGTGTCAGGCGACGAGGATTTGACAAACATGATGGATGAGTTTGCCATGATTGAAAGTGAAGGAGGTTCTCAGAAGCTCCGTGTTTTCCTGTTTTCGTCGCTCGATTTTGACGATAACCTGGGTAGCATGGATGGCGATTCTGAGCTCCATTATGTTGTTGCTGTCAATGGAATAGATGTGGGATCAGGGAAGCCTTCAAGCGGCCATGGTTTAGCAAGCACATCCGTGAGTATGATGGATCAGTTCATTAATCTCAATAACGATAATGATCAGTCAAACCCAAACCAAGGCATGTCAGATTTTCATGGTATGCGTGGGCCATCTTTGGTGCCTGCTGCTACTGTACCAACTCCAACACCGCCAAGTTTATCCAGTGATTACACTGCAAATTTACAATCTTACCAAGGGCAGGAAATGCTGTACGCTCAGAGCTCTAGAGACAATTTCTATGACACTGAGAGACGCATCTCTATGCCTCTATCTGCGCCCTCAGATTATGGAGTGGCCTCTCAGTATGCGCCACATTCTGGTCCTGCATCTCTGGCAACTCCTGACCAGCGGTCTTATCAGGATGGCTTCATGATGCAAGGTTCTACAAATGATGCAAAGCAGGCTTCCAAGAACACGCTGCATCAGAAAAGTGAAGTGGACTACTTCCAAACCCTTGAGAATTTGAGTGCTCCTGTGCTGCACAATGATCTGTCTGTTTCAAATAGCATGCATTTGGAAGTGCCCCCTGCTTCTTCGGCTCAAGAAGGCCGGACATCTTTTCTTCAACCAAGTGACAGTGGAAAGAGCCTAGAGCCTAGAGAGTTAAATGAAGATGACCGCCAGTCCTCTGGTGGAGCTTTTGCATCTGGATGTTCTGAATTTGAGTCTGACATGACCGATCATGGGTTCACGGATCCACAACCTGCTTCCGGGCGGACCTTCCATTCTGAACGAATCCCTCGGGAGCAAATGGAGTCCCTGAATCGGTTGTCAAAATCTGATGATTCAGGTGCTCAGTTTCTAATACCTCAGTCTCAGTCTGGTGTGGCTAGAGAATCCATTGCAGAAGCTGCTGATTCTGTCGAAGGAGCTGAAAATACAAATTCAGGGGCCCCATCACTGAACCTGAATGAACCGTCTAGCGATGATTCCCTAGCACAGTTTGAGAGAAACTTTGCCAAAGCTTTACCACGGCCGAGTCAATTTGGTATAATCATACCTTCAGAAGAATCAGATGCTAAAATGATGTCTGAAAATCCTGTGGTTGAACAGCAACAGGCCAGTGAAAAGAAGGCAGTGGATGTCCCCAACATCATGAATTCAGTTGAAAAGACTCCAGCTAAAGGTAATTTGAAAGCCACTACCACCAATAGAATGCAAAGTGCTAAGAAGCAGCTGGGAAGTGATGCTGCCATGGCACGTCGTGTTAGTTGGGAGGCTCCCAAGCCCGCGCCCCCCAGTGATGTTAAGCATGATCCTGCTGTGCCATCGTCCACCAGCACTGCTGGAGCTGTTGCAGATAGTGTATCTGCAGCTGCTAACTCAGAGAACAGAGATTTTTTTGTTGATATCAATGACCGCTTCCCCCCTGATATTCTTTCCGATTTCTTTGCAAAGGCGAAAGATGCAGCACAGTCATCAACTCCTTTTAATGATCCTATTCTTAGCTTGAACATGCCAAACTATGAGCCTAAGAACTGGTCATTCTTCAGAAATCTTGCAAAGGATGAGTTCCCGAGCAAGAGTAATGACCAACAAGGCCTGGCAAAGATTGACGAAGGGATGTATGCATTCGCAGGAGCAGATAACGATGCAATCAGCATGAAGGGTTTGAATCCTACCTACAATTTTGATGCTGAGAAGAAGGCAGAGCCTTCCATCATAGTTGCTGACGTTAGCAGCATGCCTCCAGCTTATGCCACGTCACATATTGACCATCTCCCAAAGATGGAGAGGAGTGTTGAAGCATTTCAAGTTGACAATCCATATCAACCTGTGGTGGACAATACGAATCTGCCTGCTCCAGATTTCGAG GAACCAAAGTTTGAAGAGGACAGAACTGCCGCACAAGTCATGGATGCTTCTCTTCGAGATTCTGATTTTGAACACTTGCAG ATTATCAAGAATGAAGATCTTGAGGAGCTTAGGGAACTTGGTTCTGGTACTTTTGGAACTGTTTACCATGGGAAATGGAGAGGAACTGATGTGGCTATCAAGCGCATCAAGAAAAGCTGTTTTACAGGACGATCATCTGAGCAAGAAAGGCTG GCACAAGAATTCTGGCGAGAAGCTGAGATTCTGTCAAAGCTTCATCATCCAAACGTCGTAGCCTTCTATGGCGtggtgaaggacgggccgggcGGTACCCTGGCGACTCTGACCGAGTTCATGGTTAATGGTTCTCTTCGGCATGTCTTGCAGCGGAAGGACAA GTGTCCTGATCTCCGCAAGCGGCTGATCATAGCGATGGAcgcggcgtttgggatggagtatcTGCACTCAAAGAACATTGTGCATTTCGACCTGAAGTGTGACAACCTGCTGGTCAACCTCAGGGACCACGCACGCCCTATCTGCAAA GTGGGTGATTTTGGGCTGTCCAAAATCAAGAGGAACACCTTGGTTTCGGGCGGCGTGAGGGGGACGCTCCCCTGGATGGCACCAGAGTTACTCAACGGGAGTAGCAGCAAGGTGTCGGAGAAG GTAGACGTGTTCTCGTTCGGTATCGTGTTGTGGGAGATCCTGACCGGGGAGGAGCCCTACGCCAACATGCACTATGGCGCAATAATAG GTGGCATCGTGAACAACACGCTGCGTCCGCCGGTGCCGGCCAACTGCGGGCCGGAGTGGAGGAGGCTGATGGAGCAGTGCTGGTCGCCGGACCCGTCGCAGCGGCCGGCCTTCACGGAGATCGCGGCGCGGCTGCGGTCCATGTCGGCTGCGGCCAACCAGCAGGccaaggcagcggcggcggccaagtag
- the LOC123114499 gene encoding uncharacterized protein isoform X2: MDPRRDAAAGSAPQRAMHAPLVSSSTAPPRVPEYLVPGAVKPVLNYSIQTGEEFALEFMRDRAMSQKILAPGASGDQNAATSGYMDLRGMLGASHTASETGPDIFMLQPIVDSRHKEPERKPVAAQVQNRSRHSSTRSVPRALSGGDGSSRGLSHGYASSDASDASKRIKFLCSFGGKILPRPSDGKLRYVGGETRIIRISKDISWQELRQKTSAIFNQPHIIKYQLPGEDLDSLISVSGDEDLTNMMDEFAMIESEGGSQKLRVFLFSSLDFDDNLGSMDGDSELHYVVAVNGIDVGSGKPSSGHGLASTSVSMMDQFINLNNDNDQSNPNQGMSDFHGMRGPSLVPAATVPTPTPPSLSSDYTANLQSYQGQEMLYAQSSRDNFYDTERRISMPLSAPSDYGVASQYAPHSGPASLATPDQRSYQDGFMMQGSTNDAKQASKNTLHQKSEVDYFQTLENLSAPVLHNDLSVSNSMHLEVPPASSAQEGRTSFLQPSDSGKSLEPRELNEDDRQSSGGAFASGCSEFESDMTDHGFTDPQPASGRTFHSERIPREQMESLNRLSKSDDSGAQFLIPQSQSGVARESIAEAADSVEGAENTNSGAPSLNLNEPSSDDSLAQFERNFAKALPRPSQFGIIIPSEESDAKMMSENPVVEQQQASEKKAVDVPNIMNSVEKTPAKGADNDAISMKGLNPTYNFDAEKKAEPSIIVADVSSMPPAYATSHIDHLPKMERSVEAFQVDNPYQPVVDNTNLPAPDFEEPKFEEDRTAAQVMDASLRDSDFEHLQIIKNEDLEELRELGSGTFGTVYHGKWRGTDVAIKRIKKSCFTGRSSEQERLAQEFWREAEILSKLHHPNVVAFYGVVKDGPGGTLATLTEFMVNGSLRHVLQRKDKCPDLRKRLIIAMDAAFGMEYLHSKNIVHFDLKCDNLLVNLRDHARPICKVGDFGLSKIKRNTLVSGGVRGTLPWMAPELLNGSSSKVSEKVDVFSFGIVLWEILTGEEPYANMHYGAIIGGIVNNTLRPPVPANCGPEWRRLMEQCWSPDPSQRPAFTEIAARLRSMSAAANQQAKAAAAAK, translated from the exons ATGGATCCCAGAAGGGACGCAGCTGCTGGCTCTGCGCCCCAGAGAGCCATGCACGCGCCACTGGTTTCGTCGTCCACCGCTCCTCCCCGTGTTCCAGAGTACCTTGTGCCGGGCGCTGTCAAGCCCGTCCTCAACTACTCTATCCAGACCGGGGAGGAGTTTGCCCTCGAGTTCATGAGGGACCGCGCCATGTCCCAGAAGATCCTGGCCCCTGGTGCGTCCGGAGATCAGAATGCTGCGACAAGCGGTTATATGGACTTGAGAGGGATGCTTGGTGCCAGCCACACGGCATCAGAAACTGGACCTGATATATTCATGCTTCAACCCATTGTTGATTCGCGGCACAAGGAGCCCGAGAGAAAACCTGTTGCTGCTCAGGTTCAGAATAGGAGCAGGCACTCGTCGACCAGGTCGGTGCCGCGAGCTCTGTCAGGTGGTGATGGCAGTAGCCGGGGACTGTCTCATGGCTATGCTTCCTCTGATGCTTCCGATGCCTCAAAGAGAATCAAGTTCCTGTGCAGCTTTGGGGGCAAAATCTTGCCCCGGCCCAGTGACGGGAAGCTTAGGTATGTTGGTGGTGAGACGCGCATAATTCGAATCAGCAAGGACATTTCCTGGCAGGAGCTCAGACAAAAGACGTCTGCCATCTTCAATCAGCCCCATATCATCAAGTACCAGCTCCCTGGTGAAGATCTCGATTCTCTGATCTCGGTGTCAGGCGACGAGGATTTGACAAACATGATGGATGAGTTTGCCATGATTGAAAGTGAAGGAGGTTCTCAGAAGCTCCGTGTTTTCCTGTTTTCGTCGCTCGATTTTGACGATAACCTGGGTAGCATGGATGGCGATTCTGAGCTCCATTATGTTGTTGCTGTCAATGGAATAGATGTGGGATCAGGGAAGCCTTCAAGCGGCCATGGTTTAGCAAGCACATCCGTGAGTATGATGGATCAGTTCATTAATCTCAATAACGATAATGATCAGTCAAACCCAAACCAAGGCATGTCAGATTTTCATGGTATGCGTGGGCCATCTTTGGTGCCTGCTGCTACTGTACCAACTCCAACACCGCCAAGTTTATCCAGTGATTACACTGCAAATTTACAATCTTACCAAGGGCAGGAAATGCTGTACGCTCAGAGCTCTAGAGACAATTTCTATGACACTGAGAGACGCATCTCTATGCCTCTATCTGCGCCCTCAGATTATGGAGTGGCCTCTCAGTATGCGCCACATTCTGGTCCTGCATCTCTGGCAACTCCTGACCAGCGGTCTTATCAGGATGGCTTCATGATGCAAGGTTCTACAAATGATGCAAAGCAGGCTTCCAAGAACACGCTGCATCAGAAAAGTGAAGTGGACTACTTCCAAACCCTTGAGAATTTGAGTGCTCCTGTGCTGCACAATGATCTGTCTGTTTCAAATAGCATGCATTTGGAAGTGCCCCCTGCTTCTTCGGCTCAAGAAGGCCGGACATCTTTTCTTCAACCAAGTGACAGTGGAAAGAGCCTAGAGCCTAGAGAGTTAAATGAAGATGACCGCCAGTCCTCTGGTGGAGCTTTTGCATCTGGATGTTCTGAATTTGAGTCTGACATGACCGATCATGGGTTCACGGATCCACAACCTGCTTCCGGGCGGACCTTCCATTCTGAACGAATCCCTCGGGAGCAAATGGAGTCCCTGAATCGGTTGTCAAAATCTGATGATTCAGGTGCTCAGTTTCTAATACCTCAGTCTCAGTCTGGTGTGGCTAGAGAATCCATTGCAGAAGCTGCTGATTCTGTCGAAGGAGCTGAAAATACAAATTCAGGGGCCCCATCACTGAACCTGAATGAACCGTCTAGCGATGATTCCCTAGCACAGTTTGAGAGAAACTTTGCCAAAGCTTTACCACGGCCGAGTCAATTTGGTATAATCATACCTTCAGAAGAATCAGATGCTAAAATGATGTCTGAAAATCCTGTGGTTGAACAGCAACAGGCCAGTGAAAAGAAGGCAGTGGATGTCCCCAACATCATGAATTCAGTTGAAAAGACTCCAGCTAAAG GAGCAGATAACGATGCAATCAGCATGAAGGGTTTGAATCCTACCTACAATTTTGATGCTGAGAAGAAGGCAGAGCCTTCCATCATAGTTGCTGACGTTAGCAGCATGCCTCCAGCTTATGCCACGTCACATATTGACCATCTCCCAAAGATGGAGAGGAGTGTTGAAGCATTTCAAGTTGACAATCCATATCAACCTGTGGTGGACAATACGAATCTGCCTGCTCCAGATTTCGAG GAACCAAAGTTTGAAGAGGACAGAACTGCCGCACAAGTCATGGATGCTTCTCTTCGAGATTCTGATTTTGAACACTTGCAG ATTATCAAGAATGAAGATCTTGAGGAGCTTAGGGAACTTGGTTCTGGTACTTTTGGAACTGTTTACCATGGGAAATGGAGAGGAACTGATGTGGCTATCAAGCGCATCAAGAAAAGCTGTTTTACAGGACGATCATCTGAGCAAGAAAGGCTG GCACAAGAATTCTGGCGAGAAGCTGAGATTCTGTCAAAGCTTCATCATCCAAACGTCGTAGCCTTCTATGGCGtggtgaaggacgggccgggcGGTACCCTGGCGACTCTGACCGAGTTCATGGTTAATGGTTCTCTTCGGCATGTCTTGCAGCGGAAGGACAA GTGTCCTGATCTCCGCAAGCGGCTGATCATAGCGATGGAcgcggcgtttgggatggagtatcTGCACTCAAAGAACATTGTGCATTTCGACCTGAAGTGTGACAACCTGCTGGTCAACCTCAGGGACCACGCACGCCCTATCTGCAAA GTGGGTGATTTTGGGCTGTCCAAAATCAAGAGGAACACCTTGGTTTCGGGCGGCGTGAGGGGGACGCTCCCCTGGATGGCACCAGAGTTACTCAACGGGAGTAGCAGCAAGGTGTCGGAGAAG GTAGACGTGTTCTCGTTCGGTATCGTGTTGTGGGAGATCCTGACCGGGGAGGAGCCCTACGCCAACATGCACTATGGCGCAATAATAG GTGGCATCGTGAACAACACGCTGCGTCCGCCGGTGCCGGCCAACTGCGGGCCGGAGTGGAGGAGGCTGATGGAGCAGTGCTGGTCGCCGGACCCGTCGCAGCGGCCGGCCTTCACGGAGATCGCGGCGCGGCTGCGGTCCATGTCGGCTGCGGCCAACCAGCAGGccaaggcagcggcggcggccaagtag